A window of Kangiella sp. TOML190 genomic DNA:
ATATACTTATTTATTCTTAGCTAACATTAATTAGCTGATAGTAATTGAGCCTTATGTGCGACAAAAATACGCAGCAAACAATGGTTTTTATGCGCAGTTTAGTTGTCTAAATAAGAACAAAAAATATTACGTAACAAAGCAATTTCCTGCTAAATAGCCCAATTTACCAATTCTTATGTTTTTCGATTAGTTCGTAGGCGCTTTTGATCTCTTGAGTCTTCTCAGTCGCGATCTTAATCATCGACTCTGGCAAACCTTTGGACACCAGTTTATCAGGATGGTGTTGCGACATTAAGCGTCGATAGGCTTTTTTTACCGTCGCCTTATCGTCGCCGGCAGAAACTCCTAACACCTGATAGGCCTGTTCAATACTTGGCGCATTATAGCCTGCTCCTGCAGTGCCTTGTCCAGACTGGTGTTGGGAATGTTCATAAAAGCGTTGTTGAGCTTGAACCATCTTGATCAGCTGGTCGATTACAAAGCTAGCGAAGCCGAGCTTTTGCCCTATTTGACGTAAAATGGTCTGCTCTTGCTGATCAACGTCTCCATCCGCCATCGCCATACTAATCTGAATTTCTAAGAACATCTGCAGCAAATTACGCTGACGACCTACTTGGCTCTTAAATTGCGCCATAGTGCTGTCAAAGTCAAAATGCGGCTCTTTTCCCTGCTTGAACAAATCGATTGCATACTTTCTGGCAGCTTCATCCAGCCCCATACGACTCATTACATTTTCCGCATGAGCTATTTCATTTTCCGAAACCCGCCCATCGGCTTTGGCGATATGCCCCATAATGGAAAAAGTGGCGGTGAAAAAAGTCGCTTGGATCCGCTCATGCGCTGCCGGATCGAGCCGTTCTTTCATTTCCTCGGTACGCTTATCAAACTGATGCCCCAAAAATGCACCAATCAAAGCGCCAATTGGCCCGCGAGTAAACAAATAACCCAATAAACCACCAATTAATTTGCCCATCCAACCCATTAGCTTGTCTCCTGAGGATCTGAGCCGTCTTTTAAGTCGAAATTGATGGTTTTTATTGGCTTTTGAAATTCTTTATTCAAGGCATCCAATCTTTCGGGCGTACCAATATCGCGCCATTGGCCTTGATAAAGCTGTCCCGTAACGTCTTGTTTTTCCATTAAATGTCTTAAAATGGGCGCCAAAGGTTCCGGCTTATCAAGCTCAAGCCCCTGAAACACTTGAGGCTGATAAACGCCAATACCGGAAAAGGTATATTGAGTATCGCTACTGGCTAAAACGCTACCGTTATCCAAGCCAAAATCGCCATGGGGATGCTGCTGAGGATTCGGCACCAAAATCAAATGCGCTTTGGCCTTGGGCTTATTTAAAAGCTCAAAATCGAAATCGCTCCAAATATCCCCATTGACCACCACAAAAGGCTGCTCTTCAAAAAAATCCAGCGCCTTGCGGATACCGCCAGCAGTTTCCAGTGCGCTATGTTCATGCGAATAGGTCAAATTTACGCCCCAATAGGCGCCATCGCCAAGGTATTCCGGAATAATCTCACCAAGCCAAGCGGTGTTGATAATGATGTCGCGAATTCCGGCATCCTTTAAGGCTTCAATATGGTATTCGATCAAGGCTTTACCATCGACCTTAAGCAAAGGTTTTGGCAGCGTGTCGGTGAGCGGGCGCATCCGCTCGCCACGGCCAGCAGCCAGAATCATGGCTTTTTTAATATTGCTCAAACTTTTTCCTGTCGTTGCTTGTGGTTTGTATGTATCGCTTGGGCTATTGCACTTGTTTCAAGGAATCCATAGCGGGCAGGATTTTTTGTTGCATCCAGTCGCTAAATTCATCTAATTGCGGGTATTTTTCAGCTTGTCGAACTATATATCTTAGGGTTAGCGGTATATCTTTCAAGTAAGCCGCTTTACCGTCGCGATAATTCAGCCGGGCGAAAATTCCTGCGACCTTAATATGGCGCTGCAAGCCCATCCAGTCGAACCATTGGATAAATTGTGCTTTATCCAACTCCCAATCCGACTGCTCGATAAAATAATCCATCCAAGCCTGCACCTGATAATCAGGCCACTCGATGTAGCAATCCCGCAGCAGTGACAAGAGATCATAGCTAATAGGCCCTTGCACCGCGTCTTGGAAGTCGATAATACCTGGCGGCTGATCTTGTAACCACATGATATTGCGCGAATGGTAATCGCGATGTACGAACACTTGCGGCTGCTCCAACGCGCTGTCCGTGAGCCATTGAAACAATTGGTCCAGCATTTGGTTTTCATCGCTGGAAAGCGTCAACTGCAAATGTTGTAGCAAAAACCACTCGCGAAACAGCTCCATTTCTTGATTTAACAATTTAGCATCGTAGGCTGGCAAAATCTTCGCCGAATCAATTTGCTGCATCTTGATAAGGCTTTGGATAGCCGCTTGATAAAGCTTGTCTGCTGACTGCTCATTAAGTAACGGCAAATACAATTGATCACCGAGATCCGAAAGCAGCATGAAACCTTGCTCTAAATCATAAGCAATCACCTTGGGCGCATTCACTTGTGAAAGCAAGCTGGCGATCTTGATAAACTGCTCAGAATTTTCATGCTCCGGCGGCGCATCAACACAGATCCAGCTATTGTCGCCAGAGATTATTCGGTAGTAGCGCCGAAAGCTGGCATCACCAGATACCAGTTGCCACTGGTAGTCAGAAAGCTTTTCTGTTTGCTCCAGTGTTTGCTGCGACCATTCTTTGAGCAGTTGTTGTCTAGCGTTCATCATGGGTTCAATTAGTTACCGATTTGGTTGATTAGAATTAAGATAAATTTTCAATCTTTGCTGTTAAGGTTTATTATTAGCCCCTTATCTGATTGAATTGCAATTGGCTCGGATCATAACGGTTAGATGGTAATCAAGAAAACGCCAAGGGTAAAACCTTTTTTTAATAAAAAGCCTCAAACAAGTTCCAAGTCCCGTTGGATCTTGAGTCGCTGTGTGAGCGCCTTTCTGCTAGCTGGGTTGCTACCATCAAGCTTTGCAGCGGAAACCCGCAGCTCTAACCCACTAGTTGATGAAGTTACTGTAAAAAACAATAAAGCCGCTGCCATTAACCAAGCTACAGAAGCCGCAGACGAATTTAGTTTCCCAGATTTTCGCTCTTGCCGTTTAGCGCCCGAGCCCATCAGCGCGAACACTACTTTTGCTAACCCTTTTAGCGAACCATCACTGCAAAACCCAATTCGCGCTTGGTCCGACGAAGGTTACACTGAGAACAATAAAGCCTATTTATCCGGCAATGTGCAAATCCGACAAGATGATCAACTGATCAAAGCAGATCGATTAGTCGCTGATAATACCACTAAGAGTTATCACACCGAAGGCGAACTGCTTTTTGCTAGCCCCGATATCATTGTCGAAGCGGATCGATTGGCTTATCAAGAAGCCAATGGTTCGAGTCAAATCGACAATAGCCGTTTTTATCTGTACAGCAATAATGGTAATGGCACTGCTGAAAGTATCACCATCAGTGATAAACAGCTACTTACACTCTATAATTCGGACTTTTCGACCTGCCCGCAAGATCAACGCAGCTGGGCATTTGAATCCGACAAGATCGTTATTGACAAAGAATCCGGCTGGGGCGAAGCCTATGGCAGCGTGGTTAGGGTCGCCGATATTCCTGTTTTTTACTTGCCCTACATCACCTTTCCAATTGATGATCGGCGTAAAACCGGTTTATTACCGCCCGCTTTTAGTAATTCCGATCGTAATGGAGTCGATATCAGCGCCCCCTACTATTTGAATTTAGCGCCCAATTACGACTTAACCCTTTCGCCGCGTTATATGAGCAAAAGGGGCACCGGTTTAGACAGTGAATTTCGCTATTTACTACCAACATATGACGGCGAATTGAGCTTTAGCTACTTACCCGATGATGATTTAGCCGATAAGAATCCTGAAATTAGTGACAACCGTTGGGCCTACTCGGTCAAACACCATAACCAATTTAGCGAAAGCTGGAGCGCTGGAATTGATGCGCAAAAAGTTAGTGATGATGCCTATTTTCAGGACTTTGGTGGCGGCGTCACCTCAAGCAATGAAACTAATTTGTCCCAACAACTGTATCTGCAGTATTTAACCGAAAATTGGAACTTCAAAACCCAATATCGTGATTGGCAGCTGCTGAATACTTCCAGCCATCGCTATAAAATAGCGCCACGAATCGAAGCTACTCGCTATTTTCAAGGGCAAAATTATTATGCACAAATTTATGGCCAAGCAACTCGTTTTGAACAAGATGCAGCAACTCAAATAGAAGATGCCAACCGCTATCATCTTGAACCTACGGTTGGCTGGAACCTAGAAAGTCTTTACGGTTTTATTCGCCCGAAACTCAGCGTTGCGCTGACCCACTACCGTCAAACCGAGGTCAGTGGCGAGAAGCAGTCATTTGATCGTACTCTACCTACCTTTTCTTTAGATACTGGATTATTCTTGGAAAAGCCACTTCAAATCGGCAAAAATAGCTATACGCAAACGCTAGAGCCGCGGCTGTTTTACCTCTACACACCGTTCGAAGATCAAACCGGGATCGGGGTTTTCGATACCAGCGTTCCGACCTTTAACTTTACCGAACTCTTCAGCCGCAACCGTTTTGCTGGAATTGACCGCATCGGTGATTCCAATCAAATCAGCGCATCGCTGACCAGCCGCTTTATTGATCAATCCGGTCAAGAAAGAGTCAGTGTTACTCTTGGCGGTGTGGGCTACTTTGAAGATCGCAAAGTCACTTTAAACGACGGCCAAGCCGCTGAAACCATTGGTCGCTCAGGGATCTTGGCCAAAGTGAATTGGCGCTGGACCGACGATTTGGAAATTAAAGGTGGTATCGAATGGGATGACCGAGAAGAAAGAACCCAACGCGGGTTATTGATGCTTAGTTATCAACCCAAGCCCAATCATATCCTGAATCTTGGTCATCGTGTTCGTC
This region includes:
- the djlA gene encoding co-chaperone DjlA codes for the protein MGWMGKLIGGLLGYLFTRGPIGALIGAFLGHQFDKRTEEMKERLDPAAHERIQATFFTATFSIMGHIAKADGRVSENEIAHAENVMSRMGLDEAARKYAIDLFKQGKEPHFDFDSTMAQFKSQVGRQRNLLQMFLEIQISMAMADGDVDQQEQTILRQIGQKLGFASFVIDQLIKMVQAQQRFYEHSQHQSGQGTAGAGYNAPSIEQAYQVLGVSAGDDKATVKKAYRRLMSQHHPDKLVSKGLPESMIKIATEKTQEIKSAYELIEKHKNW
- the murU gene encoding N-acetylmuramate alpha-1-phosphate uridylyltransferase MurU; the encoded protein is MILAAGRGERMRPLTDTLPKPLLKVDGKALIEYHIEALKDAGIRDIIINTAWLGEIIPEYLGDGAYWGVNLTYSHEHSALETAGGIRKALDFFEEQPFVVVNGDIWSDFDFELLNKPKAKAHLILVPNPQQHPHGDFGLDNGSVLASSDTQYTFSGIGVYQPQVFQGLELDKPEPLAPILRHLMEKQDVTGQLYQGQWRDIGTPERLDALNKEFQKPIKTINFDLKDGSDPQETS
- a CDS encoding aminoglycoside phosphotransferase family protein, with the translated sequence MMNARQQLLKEWSQQTLEQTEKLSDYQWQLVSGDASFRRYYRIISGDNSWICVDAPPEHENSEQFIKIASLLSQVNAPKVIAYDLEQGFMLLSDLGDQLYLPLLNEQSADKLYQAAIQSLIKMQQIDSAKILPAYDAKLLNQEMELFREWFLLQHLQLTLSSDENQMLDQLFQWLTDSALEQPQVFVHRDYHSRNIMWLQDQPPGIIDFQDAVQGPISYDLLSLLRDCYIEWPDYQVQAWMDYFIEQSDWELDKAQFIQWFDWMGLQRHIKVAGIFARLNYRDGKAAYLKDIPLTLRYIVRQAEKYPQLDEFSDWMQQKILPAMDSLKQVQ
- a CDS encoding LPS-assembly protein LptD, which translates into the protein MSAFLLAGLLPSSFAAETRSSNPLVDEVTVKNNKAAAINQATEAADEFSFPDFRSCRLAPEPISANTTFANPFSEPSLQNPIRAWSDEGYTENNKAYLSGNVQIRQDDQLIKADRLVADNTTKSYHTEGELLFASPDIIVEADRLAYQEANGSSQIDNSRFYLYSNNGNGTAESITISDKQLLTLYNSDFSTCPQDQRSWAFESDKIVIDKESGWGEAYGSVVRVADIPVFYLPYITFPIDDRRKTGLLPPAFSNSDRNGVDISAPYYLNLAPNYDLTLSPRYMSKRGTGLDSEFRYLLPTYDGELSFSYLPDDDLADKNPEISDNRWAYSVKHHNQFSESWSAGIDAQKVSDDAYFQDFGGGVTSSNETNLSQQLYLQYLTENWNFKTQYRDWQLLNTSSHRYKIAPRIEATRYFQGQNYYAQIYGQATRFEQDAATQIEDANRYHLEPTVGWNLESLYGFIRPKLSVALTHYRQTEVSGEKQSFDRTLPTFSLDTGLFLEKPLQIGKNSYTQTLEPRLFYLYTPFEDQTGIGVFDTSVPTFNFTELFSRNRFAGIDRIGDSNQISASLTSRFIDQSGQERVSVTLGGVGYFEDRKVTLNDGQAAETIGRSGILAKVNWRWTDDLEIKGGIEWDDREERTQRGLLMLSYQPKPNHILNLGHRVRRNFDRQLEDIELAAAWPISENWRILGRYSRDLAENRTNESFFGLEYESCCWAVRVVSRRYLNIQLDSQGDLLASQGDLHNSGVFVQFVLKGIGSLRGSTTQFLEESIYGYQDRLGQ